In Symmachiella dynata, the following are encoded in one genomic region:
- a CDS encoding polymorphic toxin-type HINT domain-containing protein: MLKCSTQIMIIVVVAGLSSTAVVVAERPVSRNSRETLAQVLRLEVDGGVANRAELLQGVLGNSKRDAPARWQSGQVRTHAGWVAYDQQPTSDKLLALRSEYRQRRSDAGESFEERLKLADWCRTHRLWDQERAHLVEALEIQPTSEAVRRRLGYRMIGGIWLSPQQIEMFKEEQQTRAAALNRWQPRILKIRNGLSSPSERRRKKAEKELAAITDPEAVYAMEQLFFRGQEPEELAATRTFGQMTVYQAAHALVDVAIAANNSRVRDAAIEELQNKPHKQSVPELLGRLTTPIETDIEASYRNGSAFIRQVYYREQQYQKRALVVESTIDFIGPTDMNTASSRRFAEDISRRQKETTRQINAQAQKDNARIYTVLAAISEVDVSNSPQKWWAWWNSEQDTEVGEKPVDLSYNQNYFSFDQGYQQYTPTAECFQAGTPVWTDEGFVAIEKIRAGDRVLSKNIETGELMYKPVLRPTQRTPQELKTILLQGGETLVCTGGHPFWHSGHGWTMAKNLAAGNVLHTVIGSQKVAAISGGAAEKVYNLVVADFHTYFVGRGMVLSHDNAIREPTNAIVPGLMREELTAR, translated from the coding sequence ATGCTGAAGTGCTCAACACAGATCATGATCATTGTGGTCGTTGCCGGATTATCCAGTACGGCTGTCGTGGTTGCTGAGCGTCCGGTCTCGCGCAATTCGCGGGAGACGCTGGCGCAGGTGCTCCGCTTGGAAGTCGATGGAGGCGTGGCAAACCGTGCCGAGTTACTCCAAGGCGTGCTGGGCAATTCGAAACGCGATGCGCCGGCGCGTTGGCAGTCGGGACAAGTACGAACCCACGCCGGCTGGGTCGCGTACGATCAGCAGCCCACCTCCGACAAACTTTTAGCGCTGCGCAGTGAATATCGCCAGCGCCGCAGTGACGCGGGAGAGTCATTCGAGGAACGCCTCAAGCTGGCCGATTGGTGCCGGACACACCGACTCTGGGATCAGGAGCGGGCTCACCTCGTGGAAGCGTTGGAAATTCAACCAACATCCGAGGCCGTCCGCAGACGACTCGGCTATCGAATGATCGGCGGAATATGGCTTAGCCCTCAACAGATAGAAATGTTTAAAGAGGAACAGCAAACCCGCGCCGCCGCACTGAATCGTTGGCAGCCACGCATCCTAAAGATTCGCAACGGTTTGAGTTCTCCTTCCGAACGCCGACGCAAAAAAGCAGAAAAAGAACTGGCGGCGATTACCGATCCGGAGGCGGTTTACGCGATGGAGCAATTGTTCTTCCGCGGCCAAGAGCCCGAAGAATTGGCAGCCACGCGTACGTTTGGACAAATGACTGTCTACCAAGCGGCCCATGCCCTTGTCGACGTCGCCATCGCAGCCAACAACAGCCGTGTTCGAGACGCCGCCATCGAAGAACTGCAGAACAAGCCGCACAAACAATCGGTTCCCGAGTTGTTAGGCCGACTGACCACACCGATTGAGACCGACATCGAAGCCAGTTATCGCAACGGCTCGGCGTTTATCCGACAGGTCTACTACCGCGAACAGCAATATCAAAAACGAGCACTGGTTGTGGAATCGACGATCGACTTCATCGGACCAACAGATATGAATACCGCATCCAGTCGGCGGTTTGCTGAGGATATTTCACGGCGGCAAAAGGAAACGACTCGGCAAATCAATGCACAAGCCCAAAAAGACAATGCCCGCATCTATACGGTCCTGGCAGCCATTTCTGAGGTAGACGTTTCGAATTCGCCTCAGAAATGGTGGGCATGGTGGAATTCAGAACAGGATACCGAGGTGGGCGAAAAGCCTGTTGATCTCAGTTACAATCAAAACTATTTCAGTTTTGATCAAGGTTATCAACAATACACACCGACGGCCGAATGTTTTCAGGCAGGAACACCCGTCTGGACGGATGAGGGGTTTGTGGCGATTGAAAAGATCCGTGCCGGTGACCGGGTGCTTTCCAAGAATATCGAGACCGGCGAACTGATGTACAAACCGGTCCTGCGTCCCACGCAGCGGACTCCCCAAGAACTCAAGACGATCTTGCTCCAGGGAGGCGAAACCCTGGTGTGTACCGGCGGACATCCCTTCTGGCATTCCGGACACGGATGGACGATGGCCAAAAACCTAGCAGCGGGCAATGTGTTGCACACTGTCATCGGCTCGCAGAAAGTGGCAGCGATCTCCGGCGGGGCAGCGGAGAAGGTCTATAACCTCGTCGTTGCCGATTTCCACACATACTTCGTCGGCCGCGGCATGGTGCTCAGCCACGACAACGCCATTCGCGAACCAACCAATGCCATCGTGCCGGGATTGATGCGAGAAGAACTGACGGCCCGCTAG
- a CDS encoding polymorphic toxin-type HINT domain-containing protein — MSIAIFLSIVGMWSPGTFAGQPLRRRAAQEELSQVLQSEADGIITNRAARLKDALIDSKWDDLAHWQAGEVRGEKGWMAYDQLLLMDTSLALRKEYRQRRQKTPETLEGQLQLAGWCRTHKLLDQERVHLLKALKFRPMSSELRTRLGHQFVGGSWLSPQQQQRLDEEKGMRAAALKEWAPRLTKLRDGLHSRSKRRQRLATRQLAAITDVAAVYAMEQLFLRGVELEELVAVRALGEITAYQAAHALVDVAVESNNSLVRNAAIEELKEKPHKHTVPELLARLSDSTETAFVTRFHYSGAFIRQVYYRERQYLRQAAIVDTTLQGGRPGTGRRGGAFYATGTKRFVEDLARQQAELARQLNKQSENSNARIYTVLAAISDAEVSNTPEKWWSWWNLEQDIGVSEKQYEYYYEHSHERLVQLPTISCFRAGTPVWTDEGFVAIEKIRAGDRVLSKDIETGELMYKPVLQPTQRTEQELKTIMLSGGETLDCTIGHLFWRSGMGWMKAKDLKQGDLLHSVTGAQSVDGMTNGPIAKVYNLIVADFNTYFVGHDMVLSHDNTIRKPTNAVVPGLMRKELRAP; from the coding sequence ATGTCTATCGCTATCTTTCTCTCAATTGTCGGGATGTGGAGTCCGGGAACGTTCGCCGGACAACCGCTGAGGCGCCGCGCTGCTCAAGAAGAACTATCGCAGGTTCTGCAATCCGAAGCCGACGGGATCATCACGAATCGGGCTGCGCGACTTAAAGACGCTTTAATCGATTCGAAATGGGATGACCTGGCGCACTGGCAAGCCGGGGAGGTACGTGGCGAGAAGGGCTGGATGGCCTACGATCAATTGTTGTTGATGGATACGAGCCTGGCGCTACGCAAAGAATATCGCCAGCGGCGCCAGAAAACTCCAGAGACACTAGAAGGGCAACTTCAGCTCGCCGGCTGGTGTCGGACTCACAAACTGCTGGATCAAGAACGTGTGCATCTTCTGAAAGCGTTAAAATTTCGACCCATGTCGTCCGAGCTACGCACACGGCTCGGTCATCAATTTGTGGGAGGCTCATGGCTCAGCCCGCAACAGCAGCAACGACTCGACGAAGAAAAGGGAATGCGCGCCGCCGCACTCAAGGAATGGGCACCGCGCCTCACCAAACTGCGTGACGGTTTGCATTCCCGTTCGAAACGGCGTCAGCGTCTCGCCACACGGCAGTTAGCCGCCATCACGGATGTGGCGGCTGTTTATGCGATGGAGCAGTTATTTCTCCGTGGCGTCGAGCTGGAGGAATTGGTCGCCGTTCGGGCTTTGGGAGAGATCACCGCGTATCAGGCAGCACACGCGCTGGTCGACGTTGCGGTTGAGTCGAACAATAGCCTGGTCCGAAACGCAGCTATCGAAGAACTCAAAGAAAAACCACATAAACACACGGTCCCGGAGTTATTGGCACGATTATCCGATTCGACGGAGACAGCTTTCGTAACCCGCTTTCACTACTCTGGCGCGTTCATTCGACAGGTGTACTATCGAGAGCGGCAGTATCTACGTCAAGCAGCCATTGTGGATACGACGCTTCAGGGTGGTAGACCAGGGACGGGTCGTCGAGGGGGCGCATTCTACGCCACAGGTACCAAGCGTTTCGTAGAAGATCTCGCTCGGCAACAGGCTGAGCTTGCCCGCCAACTCAACAAACAGTCCGAGAACAGTAATGCTCGAATCTACACAGTGCTTGCAGCGATTTCCGACGCCGAGGTGTCCAATACTCCCGAAAAATGGTGGAGTTGGTGGAACCTTGAGCAGGACATCGGAGTCTCTGAAAAGCAGTACGAATACTACTACGAGCATTCGCATGAACGACTTGTCCAACTGCCTACGATCTCGTGTTTTCGTGCGGGAACGCCGGTCTGGACGGACGAGGGGTTTGTAGCGATTGAGAAAATCCGTGCCGGGGACCGGGTCTTATCCAAAGATATTGAGACCGGGGAACTGATGTACAAACCTGTTCTCCAACCGACCCAGCGGACCGAACAAGAGCTCAAAACGATCATGCTGTCGGGCGGCGAAACCTTGGACTGCACGATCGGCCATCTATTTTGGCGCTCTGGGATGGGCTGGATGAAGGCCAAGGATTTAAAGCAGGGGGACTTGTTGCATTCTGTGACCGGAGCACAGTCAGTCGATGGCATGACCAACGGGCCGATTGCAAAGGTCTACAACCTCATCGTGGCAGACTTTAATACCTATTTCGTCGGTCATGACATGGTACTCAGCCACGACAACACAATCCGCAAACCGACCAACGCCGTCGTGCCGGGATTGATGCGAAAAGAGCTGAGAGCACCTTAG